TTGTACGACTAAGCTATGCTTTTTTGGTATAGGCAGCGTGAACCGCCGCACGTGAAATCATCTGATATGAAAGAATAAACTCATCCACCTTCACATGGGCAAAGCTGTTTATGTGCCGCTCATCCATAATTTCTACCGTCGTATGGACGGAAGGAGCTATGCGTTCGACAGCCGTCGCAATTAACAGCGATTTTCCATCTGTTAAAAGAGTATCCGTAATGTTATCATCAGCAAAAACCAGCACAGCATGGGCATAAGCTATATGTGCTCGCAGCATTGTATCCTCGTCTGTAGCATCGCCGCGAACATAGAACACATTTTCCTGCAAGAGCGGCGCTTTCTCCAGGTGGTCGACAAGCACAATCTCCTGATCTGGATGGGAACGTCGCATCTCGCGGATCGCATGTTCCGCTTTCTTACTCCAGCCGAATATTACCATATGCCCCTTCCCTTTATAGGTCAAACTCCCTTCCTCCCTTCTCTTACGGATAAGCGAAAATGAATCGATAATTCTCCCAATTACAATACCGATTAAGCCGATACCAAATATGTACAACAGCATTGCATAAAGCTTGCCTGCTGTCGATTGTGGCGAAAAGTCGCCATATCCGACCGTTGTTAGCGTCGTCATTGTCCACCACAGGCCATTAAAAGGCGTTTTAAACGTTTGTGGTTCCAGCCAATACATGACATATGAACTAACAAGCACAAGCAGCCCGGTGACACTAATGAGCAGCAGACTTGAGCCGCGCATTACATTGAAAAAAAAACGGCGAAAAAATAACACACAGCTCTCTCCTTTTCTCGCAATGCCTTCTAATTTTTTTCATTATTACACGTTTTTTGATAGAAGGGAACCAAAAATACAGCCGCGCTGCATTTGACAGGAAGAGCGTTTCACGTTAAAATCCATTTGACCACTACAAGGTACATACATGGATTCTTTTGAAGTGCTAAGGTCAATCCCATGTCCTTGCTTCTTCAAAAGAATTTTTTATTGCGTTTGTTTTCTTCCGCCGCATTGAACCGTACGGTACGGCAAAAGCACACACCCAAGAGATAAGAAAACGAGGCGTATATTGCGCTTCGTCGCAAGTAGGGAGGCAGATAGGGATGAAAAAAACGCTGTTTATTTTGAGTAAACGTGAAGATGAGACTGCCAATGAGATCATTGCAGAAGCAGAAGACGGCACCATCGTTCTCGTACAGGATGCGGTTCATCGCGTGGAAGACTGGCCGCTGCCAGTTTATGTGGAAAAAGAGGAAGCAGAAGCGAACGGACTTCATTCTTCACATTCTTTAGTGGAGGAAGAAGACATACTTAATATGATTGAAACGCATGAATGTGTTGTTGTCATGTAGAAAATAGGACAGCATACGCACAGCGCACAAAGACCGGGTTCTCCCGGTTTTTATGTGTATCAATATATACTTGCTGCGCGAAGAAGGAGCGAGGAGGAGGACGATACTCAATGTATAAAATGGTTGCGATTGATATGGATGATACGCTGCTCACAGATGAACTTACGATTACACCGGGAACAGTGGATGCCATTGCACATGCAATGAAAGCAGGTGTTATGATCACTCTGGCAACCGGGCGTATGTTTCCCTCCGCTCTTCCCTTCGCATCACAGCTTGGTCTGAATGTCCCTGTGATTACGTATCAAGGAGCCATTGTGAAAAACATCGCCGGAGATGCGACGATGTATGAACGGTTTGTGACACCGGATATCTCCCGTCGATTAATTGAGATTGCGCATAAGAAGGATCTGCACCTGCAAGTCTATCAAGACGATATTCTCTACTGCGCTAGGGAGAATGACAAAATTCAGCGCTACGCTAAAATCGCCGGGGTGCCATACACGATTGAAGAGGATCTAAGCCGCCTATGCGACCGAGCGTTTACTAAGCTGCTGTATTACGATGAACCGGAGATAATTGATCGCCTTGCTGATGAACTGCGTGAAGAATTTGGCGATGCGGCGCATATTACTAAATCCAAGCCGTATTTTCTTGAAGTGATGCATCCGGAAGCCAACAAAGGACGTGCGGTACTCCACTTAGCTCAGACACTCGGTATTAAACAGTCTGAGATCATTGGGATTGGCGATAGCTATAATGATCTGGATCTAATTTCGGAGGCCGGACTTGGTGTGGCAATGGGAAATGCTCCCGATGACGTAAAGCAGCTCGCTGATTATGTCACGTATTCCAATAATGAAGAGGGCGTACGCCACGTTCTTGAAAAGTTCGTACTTTCAGATCAGCGCCACTCCTTCTAAATTTTTGAAACACTACTCCCTGTTCGCCGCCTTTTCATTTATACTAAATAGAAAAAGAAATTGTCGTTGGGGGATATAATGAATAGCATTCTGCTTGCCGTAGACGGATCGGCATATGATCATAAGTCCGTCGCGTTTATCAACGAAAAGCTGACCTACGAACCGCAGATTACCGTCTATGCAGCCACTGTCCTGCCTGAGATGGATGCTGCACTTCTAGACATCCATCCTCACCTTAAAGAGCAATACAGGGCTCAAGCAGACAAACTGCTGATAGAGCTCGGACAGACACTCACAAGCAACACAGCCACATATTCACACCATATACTCGAAGGCAGCAATGTAGCGGAACAA
This is a stretch of genomic DNA from Aneurinibacillus sp. REN35. It encodes these proteins:
- a CDS encoding ion channel, whose product is MLFFRRFFFNVMRGSSLLLISVTGLLVLVSSYVMYWLEPQTFKTPFNGLWWTMTTLTTVGYGDFSPQSTAGKLYAMLLYIFGIGLIGIVIGRIIDSFSLIRKRREEGSLTYKGKGHMVIFGWSKKAEHAIREMRRSHPDQEIVLVDHLEKAPLLQENVFYVRGDATDEDTMLRAHIAYAHAVLVFADDNITDTLLTDGKSLLIATAVERIAPSVHTTVEIMDERHINSFAHVKVDEFILSYQMISRAAVHAAYTKKA
- a CDS encoding Cof-type HAD-IIB family hydrolase, yielding MYKMVAIDMDDTLLTDELTITPGTVDAIAHAMKAGVMITLATGRMFPSALPFASQLGLNVPVITYQGAIVKNIAGDATMYERFVTPDISRRLIEIAHKKDLHLQVYQDDILYCARENDKIQRYAKIAGVPYTIEEDLSRLCDRAFTKLLYYDEPEIIDRLADELREEFGDAAHITKSKPYFLEVMHPEANKGRAVLHLAQTLGIKQSEIIGIGDSYNDLDLISEAGLGVAMGNAPDDVKQLADYVTYSNNEEGVRHVLEKFVLSDQRHSF
- a CDS encoding universal stress protein, whose translation is MNSILLAVDGSAYDHKSVAFINEKLTYEPQITVYAATVLPEMDAALLDIHPHLKEQYRAQADKLLIELGQTLTSNTATYSHHILEGSNVAEQLLNLADTHDVGMIIMGCRGLSNYKELTLGSVSSEVIRRSSRPVVIVK